A genomic region of Marinobacter sp. NP-4(2019) contains the following coding sequences:
- the cysK gene encoding cysteine synthase A has translation MAKIYEDNSLSIGNTPLIKLNRVNDGATIWAKIEGRNPAYSVKCRIGAAMIWDAEKRGVLKPGITIVEPTSGNTGIALAFVAAARGYKLILTMPSSMSLERRKVLKALGAELVLTEPAKGMPGAIAKAEEIVAADPEHHFMPQQFDNPANPRIHEDTTGPEIWDDTDGAVDIFVAGVGTGGTITGVSRYIKHTKGKDITSVAVEPTDSPIITQVMAGEEPKPSPHKIQGIGAGFVPKNLDLDLVDQVETVSNEDAIAMAHRLIQEEGILSGISCGAAVVAAVRVSKQPENKGKNIVVVLPDSAERYLSSALFADRFGDQENVQ, from the coding sequence ATGGCGAAGATCTACGAAGATAACTCTCTGTCGATCGGCAACACCCCGCTGATCAAACTCAACCGGGTCAATGACGGCGCCACCATCTGGGCCAAAATTGAGGGTAGAAACCCGGCGTATTCCGTGAAGTGCCGTATTGGCGCCGCCATGATCTGGGATGCCGAAAAACGGGGCGTACTGAAACCGGGCATCACCATTGTCGAGCCTACCAGCGGCAATACCGGTATTGCACTGGCGTTTGTCGCGGCCGCCCGGGGCTACAAACTGATCCTGACCATGCCATCGTCCATGAGCCTCGAACGCCGCAAGGTGCTCAAGGCCCTTGGAGCGGAACTGGTGCTGACCGAACCGGCCAAGGGAATGCCGGGTGCCATTGCCAAGGCAGAGGAGATCGTGGCCGCCGATCCCGAGCACCACTTCATGCCCCAGCAATTCGATAACCCGGCCAATCCCCGTATTCACGAGGACACCACCGGCCCGGAAATCTGGGACGACACCGATGGCGCGGTGGATATTTTCGTTGCCGGTGTGGGCACGGGTGGCACCATCACCGGGGTATCACGGTACATCAAGCACACCAAGGGCAAGGACATTACCTCGGTCGCCGTGGAACCCACGGATTCCCCTATCATCACTCAGGTCATGGCGGGAGAAGAACCCAAACCCTCGCCCCATAAAATCCAGGGTATTGGTGCCGGCTTCGTGCCCAAGAACCTCGACCTGGACCTGGTCGACCAAGTGGAAACCGTCAGTAACGAAGACGCCATTGCCATGGCACACCGACTGATCCAGGAGGAAGGCATCCTGTCCGGGATATCCTGCGGTGCGGCCGTGGTTGCAGCAGTGCGGGTCAGCAAACAACCAGAGAACAAAGGCAAGAATATTGTCGTGGTGCTACCGGACTCCGCCGAGCGTTACCTGTCATCCGCGCTGTTTGCGGATCGGTTTGGCGACCAGGAGAACGTTCAGTAG
- a CDS encoding esterase/lipase family protein — MDSDTSPAWQRHASAILSGFLGDWLEARKNPLAVPMELFHGRSSLDHRAPQLDAPGSTLCLSIHGLMELESVWTFPGQSGLSYGSLLTSASREITPLTLRYNTGRPIYRNGEALAALLEDLVSAWPVPLERIVLMGHSMGGLLIRSACHYGQAQNHRWMECLTDCVYLGSPHDGSWLAKGAKATADLLMRAPRDYLRVAGEVIDLRSEGIRNLSRGDVVPADQGEPPLVPGVRHFVVCGLLARSRTHPVNALFGDALVHEASARGEERTGWKLAGMASFPGVDHIRLAHHPDVARQLVEWLI; from the coding sequence ATGGACTCAGATACCAGCCCGGCGTGGCAAAGGCATGCTTCGGCCATCCTCAGTGGGTTCCTTGGGGACTGGCTTGAGGCACGGAAAAACCCTTTGGCAGTGCCCATGGAACTGTTCCACGGGCGCTCGTCACTGGATCACCGTGCCCCGCAACTCGATGCCCCGGGTTCCACCCTTTGCCTTTCAATTCACGGGCTGATGGAGCTGGAGTCGGTATGGACGTTTCCCGGTCAGAGCGGCCTGAGTTACGGTTCTCTGCTGACAAGTGCGTCCCGGGAAATTACACCGCTGACTCTGCGCTACAACACGGGAAGGCCGATCTATCGGAATGGCGAGGCACTGGCAGCATTGCTGGAAGACTTGGTGTCTGCCTGGCCGGTTCCGTTGGAGCGTATCGTCCTTATGGGCCATAGTATGGGAGGGCTGTTGATCCGCAGTGCCTGTCATTACGGGCAAGCCCAGAATCATCGCTGGATGGAGTGCCTGACCGACTGTGTTTATCTTGGCTCGCCTCACGATGGTTCCTGGTTGGCCAAAGGGGCGAAAGCCACTGCAGATCTGCTCATGCGTGCTCCCCGTGACTATTTGCGGGTCGCCGGTGAGGTGATCGATCTACGCAGCGAAGGTATTCGCAATCTGTCCCGTGGCGATGTGGTACCTGCGGATCAGGGGGAGCCACCCCTGGTTCCGGGGGTGCGGCATTTCGTGGTCTGCGGTTTGCTGGCCCGTTCCCGGACGCATCCGGTGAATGCCCTGTTCGGGGATGCGCTGGTTCATGAGGCCAGTGCCCGTGGCGAAGAACGCACCGGATGGAAACTTGCCGGCATGGCGAGCTTTCCGGGTGTGGATCATATTCGTCTGGCGCATCATCCTGATGTGGCCCGGCAACTGGTGGAGTGGTTGATATGA
- a CDS encoding glycerophosphodiester phosphodiesterase family protein produces MKLRTLLITALLMSLFSVVHAGPGGHGKGENWVPPGLEKGQGLNEAFHNGKREVHLGPRPLWLVADMDEGPLKETLQACTAKNPRPTDFSIGHRGAPLQFPEHTLESYVAAAQMGAGIVECDVAFTKDRELVCRHAQNDLHTTTNIVTIPELNAKCTQPFVPADPLSGTEAQAECRTSDITLAEFKSLEGKMDAFNPMATTPEDYVQGTAPWRTDLYSSRGTLLSHKESIELFKALGVKFTPELKTPVVEMPYEGDYTQQDYARQMIQDYIDAGVSPEDVWPQSFLLADVLFWVNELPRFGQQAVFLDQEPLTAENSSLAWMENLSAQGVNVLAPALWKMLTLDGHQQIVPSEYAENARAAGLDMIAWTVERSGPLADGGGWYHQTIADAINNDGDVFNVIDVLAREVGVIGIFSDWPATTTFYANCMGLAGRSH; encoded by the coding sequence ATGAAGTTACGCACGTTACTGATTACAGCATTGTTGATGTCTTTGTTCTCCGTTGTCCATGCTGGCCCTGGTGGGCACGGTAAAGGCGAGAACTGGGTACCGCCCGGCCTGGAAAAAGGGCAGGGTCTGAATGAAGCCTTTCACAACGGAAAGCGGGAGGTTCATCTTGGTCCCCGCCCACTCTGGCTGGTGGCGGATATGGACGAAGGGCCGCTGAAAGAAACCCTGCAGGCCTGCACCGCGAAAAATCCCAGACCCACCGATTTCTCAATCGGTCACCGGGGCGCACCGCTGCAGTTCCCGGAACATACCCTGGAATCCTATGTCGCGGCCGCACAGATGGGGGCCGGTATTGTCGAGTGTGATGTTGCTTTCACCAAGGACCGGGAGTTGGTCTGCCGCCATGCCCAGAACGATCTTCATACCACCACCAACATCGTGACCATCCCCGAACTCAATGCCAAATGCACCCAGCCGTTCGTACCGGCAGATCCGCTCAGTGGCACCGAGGCCCAGGCGGAGTGTCGCACCAGCGATATCACGCTGGCGGAGTTCAAGTCCCTCGAGGGCAAGATGGATGCCTTCAACCCCATGGCGACGACGCCCGAGGACTATGTGCAAGGCACGGCTCCGTGGCGTACCGATCTATACAGCAGCCGTGGCACGTTGCTCAGCCACAAAGAAAGTATTGAGCTGTTCAAGGCCCTGGGTGTGAAGTTTACGCCGGAATTAAAGACGCCGGTGGTGGAGATGCCCTATGAAGGGGATTACACCCAGCAGGACTATGCCCGTCAGATGATTCAGGATTACATCGACGCGGGCGTGAGCCCTGAAGATGTATGGCCGCAATCATTCCTGCTGGCCGATGTGCTGTTCTGGGTGAATGAACTGCCCCGGTTCGGACAGCAGGCGGTGTTTCTGGATCAGGAGCCACTGACAGCGGAAAACTCATCCCTGGCCTGGATGGAGAACCTGTCTGCCCAAGGGGTAAACGTGTTGGCGCCGGCGCTTTGGAAAATGTTGACCCTGGATGGCCACCAACAGATAGTACCATCGGAGTATGCCGAGAATGCCCGGGCTGCGGGCCTGGACATGATCGCCTGGACGGTTGAACGCAGTGGTCCGCTGGCGGACGGTGGTGGCTGGTACCACCAGACCATTGCCGACGCTATCAACAATGATGGTGATGTGTTCAATGTGATCGACGTACTGGCCCGGGAGGTCGGGGTGATCGGCATCTTTTCCGATTGGCCGGCGACCACCACCTTCTATGCCAATTGCATGGGGCTTGCCGGACGAAGTCATTGA
- a CDS encoding DNA ligase, translating into MFSRLLMTACRCALIFQLLFVGILEAAPPGVPLADVYQQGMSLEGYWVSEKYDGVRAYWDGSRLLSRRGNVFHAPDWFTRDLPDRPLDGELWMGRERFAELSGAVRRLEPRDSDWRKIRFMVFDMPWQDRPFSERLKMLRSTVNDAGIEHLVLVEQRAATDHQRLMHQLDEVIARGGEGLMLKRGDGLYLAGRSRDLLKVKRFQDAEAVVLGHRPGKGRLTGKMGALLVELDNGRKLRIGTGFSDSEREDPPPVGAVITYRYSGYTSTGLPRFASFLRVRDDEPPTYGPASD; encoded by the coding sequence ATGTTTTCACGTCTCCTCATGACGGCTTGTCGTTGTGCCCTCATTTTTCAGCTTCTGTTTGTCGGGATCCTAGAGGCGGCACCACCGGGCGTGCCACTGGCGGATGTTTATCAGCAGGGGATGTCCCTTGAAGGTTACTGGGTCAGTGAGAAGTACGATGGCGTCAGGGCCTATTGGGATGGCTCCCGGCTGTTGTCCAGGCGGGGGAATGTGTTCCATGCACCTGACTGGTTCACCCGGGATCTGCCGGATCGGCCGCTGGATGGTGAGTTGTGGATGGGCCGTGAACGGTTTGCCGAGTTGTCGGGTGCGGTTCGACGGCTGGAGCCCCGTGACAGCGACTGGCGGAAGATTCGCTTCATGGTGTTTGATATGCCCTGGCAGGACCGGCCTTTCAGTGAACGCCTGAAGATGCTCCGCTCCACGGTCAACGATGCCGGCATTGAGCACCTGGTTCTGGTCGAACAGCGTGCGGCAACCGACCACCAGCGGCTGATGCATCAACTGGACGAGGTGATTGCCCGTGGGGGTGAGGGGTTGATGCTCAAACGTGGGGACGGTCTGTACCTTGCCGGCCGCTCCCGGGATCTTCTCAAGGTGAAGCGCTTTCAGGATGCCGAGGCGGTGGTCCTCGGGCACCGACCGGGGAAGGGCCGGCTGACCGGGAAAATGGGCGCGCTGTTGGTGGAGCTGGATAACGGTCGCAAACTGCGTATCGGCACGGGTTTCTCGGACAGCGAGCGTGAGGATCCACCGCCCGTGGGCGCAGTCATAACGTATAGGTACAGTGGCTATACGAGTACCGGGTTGCCACGGTTTGCCAGTTTTTTGCGCGTTCGTGACGATGAACCGCCGACGTATGGACCGGCCTCTGATTAG
- a CDS encoding DUF4124 domain-containing protein, whose protein sequence is MLIRTLLTLLLLSPTASLAEVYRWTDSEGRTHFGDRPPTQAASQEVQVESAPARVDNAARDRQQKMNAFLEQKQQERDQQRAADAKAEKQAAKRAELCTKLRARLKYMDSVSTFYNLNEEGERVFVSESENTRIRERFRKKVEETCSS, encoded by the coding sequence ATGTTGATAAGGACATTACTAACCCTGCTGCTTCTCTCTCCCACCGCTAGCCTGGCGGAAGTATACCGCTGGACAGACTCAGAAGGCCGCACCCATTTTGGTGACCGTCCGCCAACCCAGGCGGCCAGTCAGGAGGTCCAAGTGGAGTCCGCGCCGGCCCGTGTAGATAACGCCGCCCGTGACCGTCAGCAGAAGATGAATGCGTTCCTGGAACAGAAGCAGCAGGAGCGGGATCAGCAGCGTGCTGCGGATGCCAAGGCCGAGAAGCAGGCAGCGAAGCGCGCGGAACTATGTACCAAACTTCGCGCCCGTCTCAAGTACATGGACAGCGTCTCGACCTTCTATAACCTGAATGAGGAGGGTGAGCGGGTGTTCGTCAGTGAGTCCGAGAATACCCGGATCCGGGAACGTTTTCGCAAGAAGGTAGAGGAAACCTGTAGTAGTTGA
- a CDS encoding toxin VasX → MGSANSSAFLQGADDIDSAAQLCPLKLKTVALYPVRWAISQKVAALPGNFNPPGVSLQNTHYCLRTLTPGWVYLFSEPYGTLHEYRVDEQGVITEVLPGANSVLLPEADAEGALPCIHHPAEGRVFLKFAQHQWTARLQELVRTDAGIRDEYMQVFELDQLPENGQGTNIAETENAETLIEDFRPETGDFDWSFTEFAQGLTASDLQGQSKKATEFSYCVALDDEIGITSELGQLHALHVNLIMNHAEENAYAYTTAQMVDALIAREAGKKETEEERNEVTEELKERIRSADKGAFVARYHKQVEEYDQARARIFDDWKRWVDSDQLARKLEFNDLYSADGFTAVEQELSDILDGYVGAERGKEDAETWMAAEDGEAGTVGNLLKAVLFLTSATHKITEKLKDLPGYDYGSQKIVERMYDMPAHVPVGLATDTLLLEFAAPAAAMGAWARNRQTRPQWKKWIKQVSRRYGIDVHENGMTLDTATELLLKVNQESLAETSGQSVSKLAMSPLAVGMMEADIRNRLRDSLIDVFHLEPDFKDNPFGWFHARLDPVVDVIKQNRGKFIGAVTFFQAFNMASLFTGLKETQQDVMLTDQSAIDKWLPFVDSLWGVAEGIVNLSGLVIQSEYAKAMGGNLSAAGSRVSVALRGLKDLKVFSAGARLITRAFVKFLPYVGPLLSVCLEGRSAWRAWHTGHDVAVSLSVVQIGLAAGIGYLIALSVAGTATVVGAPIALVGAVLVVITVAVTAIQLYIARSRIENFLSLSFWGNAPTLRYWDDQSRLPNHELLEASKAITAADEGATVREYFEAELDAFYYLLFSPVVRITEHMPKHYAITHQGGQKVLSEFTGFTAYFPGYSEASCAISIRLFEVEKNLVFDDGTKEISGLFERRVNASFSSHGAEYHFTHYNHDYCDQLEMLIEYVKDGRKVTGDYGMRIILNGNDVEELGVDERLTFEL, encoded by the coding sequence ATGGGTAGTGCTAACAGCTCAGCGTTTTTACAGGGCGCTGATGATATCGACTCAGCGGCACAACTGTGCCCGCTCAAGCTCAAAACCGTTGCGTTGTATCCAGTGCGCTGGGCGATCAGTCAGAAGGTGGCGGCCCTGCCCGGAAATTTCAACCCGCCGGGGGTATCTTTGCAGAATACCCACTATTGCCTAAGAACCTTGACACCCGGCTGGGTTTATCTGTTCTCGGAGCCCTATGGAACGCTTCACGAATACCGGGTCGATGAGCAGGGTGTAATTACCGAAGTCCTGCCAGGCGCGAATTCGGTCCTGCTTCCCGAGGCTGATGCGGAGGGCGCATTACCCTGTATTCATCACCCGGCGGAGGGCCGGGTGTTCCTGAAGTTTGCCCAGCATCAATGGACAGCGCGTTTGCAGGAGCTCGTAAGAACGGACGCCGGGATTCGAGACGAGTACATGCAGGTGTTTGAGCTGGACCAGCTCCCCGAGAATGGCCAGGGCACGAACATTGCGGAAACCGAGAATGCAGAGACTCTGATTGAAGATTTCCGGCCAGAGACAGGGGACTTCGACTGGAGCTTTACCGAGTTCGCGCAAGGCCTGACTGCCTCGGATCTGCAGGGGCAATCCAAGAAGGCCACTGAGTTTTCCTACTGCGTTGCTCTGGACGACGAAATCGGCATCACTTCGGAACTGGGGCAACTGCACGCCCTCCATGTCAATCTGATCATGAATCATGCCGAGGAGAACGCATACGCCTACACCACCGCGCAAATGGTGGATGCGCTCATCGCTCGTGAAGCTGGCAAGAAGGAAACTGAAGAAGAGCGCAACGAAGTCACCGAAGAACTGAAGGAACGCATTCGTTCGGCCGATAAAGGCGCGTTTGTAGCGAGATACCACAAGCAGGTTGAAGAATACGACCAGGCCCGTGCCCGCATCTTTGATGACTGGAAGCGGTGGGTCGACTCCGACCAACTGGCCCGCAAGCTGGAGTTCAACGACCTCTACAGCGCCGATGGATTCACGGCGGTCGAGCAGGAGCTGTCGGACATCCTGGACGGTTACGTCGGCGCCGAGAGAGGCAAAGAGGACGCAGAAACCTGGATGGCGGCCGAGGACGGCGAAGCCGGAACCGTCGGAAACCTGTTGAAAGCCGTGTTGTTCCTGACCTCCGCTACCCACAAGATTACCGAAAAACTGAAAGACCTGCCTGGCTACGATTATGGCAGCCAGAAGATAGTGGAGCGCATGTACGACATGCCGGCGCACGTACCGGTCGGGCTGGCCACTGATACTCTACTGCTGGAATTCGCAGCGCCCGCAGCCGCAATGGGTGCCTGGGCCAGAAACCGCCAAACCCGCCCGCAGTGGAAAAAGTGGATCAAGCAGGTGTCCAGACGCTACGGTATCGACGTCCACGAAAATGGCATGACGCTGGACACTGCCACGGAGTTGTTGTTGAAAGTCAATCAGGAGTCTCTGGCAGAAACCTCGGGCCAAAGCGTCTCCAAGCTCGCAATGTCTCCCCTCGCCGTCGGTATGATGGAAGCAGATATCAGGAACCGCCTGCGCGACAGTTTGATTGATGTGTTCCACCTGGAACCGGACTTCAAGGACAATCCGTTTGGCTGGTTTCATGCCCGTCTTGACCCGGTAGTTGACGTGATCAAGCAGAACCGGGGTAAATTCATCGGAGCAGTAACTTTTTTCCAGGCGTTTAACATGGCGAGCCTGTTCACCGGATTGAAGGAAACCCAGCAGGATGTAATGCTGACCGACCAATCCGCCATCGACAAGTGGTTGCCCTTCGTGGACAGTCTGTGGGGCGTGGCCGAGGGGATAGTTAACCTCAGCGGGCTGGTTATCCAGTCGGAATATGCCAAGGCCATGGGGGGGAACCTGTCGGCGGCTGGATCTAGAGTTTCGGTCGCTCTTCGCGGGCTAAAAGACCTGAAGGTGTTTTCTGCTGGTGCAAGGTTAATAACGAGAGCCTTTGTAAAGTTTCTCCCATACGTTGGCCCGCTACTATCAGTATGCCTAGAGGGTAGATCTGCTTGGCGGGCTTGGCACACCGGCCATGACGTGGCGGTGTCCCTTTCTGTTGTCCAAATCGGGCTAGCCGCCGGTATCGGCTACCTGATCGCTTTGTCTGTGGCAGGGACTGCAACCGTGGTGGGTGCTCCTATTGCGCTTGTAGGTGCGGTCTTGGTGGTGATCACCGTCGCAGTCACCGCGATCCAGCTGTACATCGCTCGCTCCCGTATCGAAAATTTCCTGTCGCTATCATTCTGGGGTAACGCGCCCACTCTCCGGTACTGGGATGATCAATCGAGGCTGCCTAACCATGAACTCCTGGAGGCGAGCAAAGCCATTACCGCTGCAGATGAGGGGGCAACGGTTCGGGAATACTTCGAGGCGGAGCTAGACGCCTTCTACTACCTGCTATTCTCTCCGGTTGTGCGGATAACCGAGCATATGCCCAAGCACTATGCAATCACTCACCAGGGGGGACAAAAGGTACTGTCAGAATTTACAGGCTTCACTGCGTATTTTCCTGGGTATAGCGAGGCCTCTTGTGCTATTTCCATCAGACTGTTTGAGGTGGAAAAGAACTTGGTATTCGATGATGGCACCAAAGAAATTTCCGGTTTATTTGAACGGAGAGTGAATGCCAGCTTTTCCTCCCATGGAGCCGAATACCACTTTACTCACTACAATCACGATTATTGTGATCAACTGGAAATGCTAATCGAGTACGTTAAAGATGGCAGGAAAGTCACGGGGGATTACGGGATGCGAATCATCCTGAATGGAAATGATGTAGAGGAGTTAGGAGTTGATGAGCGACTCACCTTTGAGCTGTGA
- a CDS encoding DUF4123 domain-containing protein, with product MGKLAGFPDKGKTFILVDGAKVNDLSQVIYREIETPLCDALYRETELADLLEISPWLVEAGTDSSLTLKCFEDWKHQGAAIVLQADCHFEEVMDHLRGLLMARLVTGDEVVFRFYDPEIARHLLKLDSSAEDVRQLMGPCSLFAIQDRRTGEWEYFHNDQPSSERQAEVFSIREEHQVAMERAAKQTALRKLELHVANYFPHLLQKTDADGLDWGVVSALVDAAKAKGLYSTRDIALYINTIGWLGHRAFEDSDVQSLWKENSAAPGKAIARIAEFAEKKSTEGLIHG from the coding sequence ATGGGTAAGCTGGCTGGATTTCCCGACAAGGGGAAGACGTTCATTCTTGTCGATGGCGCAAAAGTGAATGATTTGTCCCAGGTTATTTATCGTGAAATAGAAACGCCTCTTTGCGATGCCCTTTACAGGGAAACTGAGCTCGCTGATCTGTTGGAAATCTCACCGTGGTTGGTTGAAGCGGGAACGGATAGCTCCCTGACGCTTAAATGCTTCGAGGATTGGAAGCACCAGGGTGCTGCCATCGTATTGCAGGCTGACTGCCACTTTGAGGAGGTCATGGATCACCTGCGTGGATTGCTTATGGCCAGGCTGGTTACGGGTGATGAGGTTGTTTTCCGGTTCTATGATCCCGAAATCGCGCGGCATCTGTTGAAGCTGGATTCATCAGCTGAAGATGTAAGGCAATTGATGGGGCCCTGTAGCCTGTTCGCCATCCAGGATCGCCGCACGGGTGAGTGGGAGTACTTTCACAATGATCAACCCAGTAGTGAACGGCAGGCTGAGGTGTTCAGCATTCGTGAGGAACACCAGGTTGCCATGGAAAGAGCTGCGAAACAGACAGCCCTCAGGAAGCTCGAACTTCACGTTGCAAACTACTTTCCCCATTTGCTTCAAAAAACGGATGCAGATGGACTGGATTGGGGGGTGGTCTCTGCGCTAGTCGACGCCGCGAAAGCGAAGGGTTTGTACAGTACCCGCGATATCGCACTGTATATCAATACGATTGGCTGGCTTGGGCACCGTGCATTCGAAGACAGTGATGTGCAGAGCCTGTGGAAAGAGAATTCCGCAGCACCAGGCAAAGCCATAGCGCGAATTGCAGAATTCGCCGAGAAAAAGTCAACGGAGGGACTGATCCATGGGTAG
- a CDS encoding type VI secretion system Vgr family protein, with the protein MPQASGLQFTATIGGFSSDHFSVVGFTLTEALSDLCHGKLELASTDPSVAAMDVLEQAVDLVIWQDGAPLRRFTGVVNEFARGDTGHRRTRYEVIVQPPLWRLGLMHNSRIFQTRTSDAIVRTLLEERGIVDTVFDLKRDPQEREYCVQHRESDLDFVARLAAEEGWHYRYHHGSVDGEEQPALIIADHHGDAPRLDPVTYNGKAGGSTRTPCVFRFAHQERVRASAVALKDYTFQNPAYALMHDRAAGNVQHREDYQHYDYPGRFKADASGQPFTEARLDALRHDASTARGKSNRADFTAGAKVTLTDHDSDALNREWLLTGITHTGKQPQALEEEGGAEPTSYSNRFNAIPADRTWRSQIKQRPRMDGPQMAMVTGPEGEEIHCDEHGRVKVRFPWDRYSKNDEHSSAWLRVSQGWAGGQYGFMAIPRIGHEVIVSFLDGDPDQPIITGRTYHATNTPPYALPQHKTRTTLKTQTHKGEGSNELRFEDEADKEQIYVHAQKDLDLLTENNRTEVIRNDSHLTVDNHRKAHIKGNDHVTVDGEKREQTGKDHSFNVTGTLHLKAGTAWLSDSGTELHIKAGQKAVIEAGAEITLKAGGSFVKIDPSGVAMGGAAIKMNAGGAPGKGGGQKVQVPEMPGLVDRNGGAVAPEQLPETPQRPLAKPDQIRAIRNAANQGKGICQVCSPESLGVV; encoded by the coding sequence ATGCCCCAGGCAAGCGGACTGCAGTTCACCGCCACCATTGGCGGATTCTCCTCTGATCATTTCTCCGTGGTCGGCTTTACGCTGACCGAAGCCCTGTCCGATCTGTGTCACGGCAAGCTCGAACTGGCCAGCACCGATCCGTCGGTGGCAGCGATGGATGTGCTGGAACAGGCGGTGGATCTGGTGATCTGGCAGGACGGCGCGCCCCTGCGGCGCTTCACCGGCGTGGTCAACGAATTCGCCCGCGGCGATACCGGCCACCGCCGCACCCGCTACGAAGTCATCGTCCAGCCCCCGCTGTGGCGCCTGGGCCTGATGCACAACAGCCGCATCTTCCAGACCCGGACCAGCGACGCCATCGTGCGCACCCTGCTGGAAGAGCGGGGCATCGTCGATACCGTGTTCGACCTCAAGCGCGACCCGCAGGAACGGGAATACTGCGTCCAGCACCGGGAGAGCGACCTGGATTTTGTAGCTAGACTGGCCGCCGAGGAAGGCTGGCACTACCGCTACCACCACGGCTCCGTCGATGGTGAAGAACAGCCCGCATTGATCATCGCCGATCACCATGGCGACGCCCCGAGACTGGACCCGGTGACCTACAACGGCAAGGCCGGCGGCAGCACCCGAACGCCCTGCGTGTTCCGCTTCGCCCACCAGGAACGGGTCCGCGCCAGCGCCGTGGCGCTAAAGGATTACACCTTCCAGAATCCCGCCTACGCGCTGATGCACGACAGGGCCGCTGGCAATGTCCAGCACCGGGAAGACTACCAGCACTACGACTACCCCGGCCGCTTCAAGGCCGACGCCAGCGGCCAGCCCTTCACCGAGGCCCGGCTGGACGCCCTGAGACACGACGCCAGCACCGCCCGTGGCAAGAGCAACCGCGCCGACTTCACCGCCGGCGCCAAGGTCACCCTGACCGACCACGACAGCGACGCCCTGAACCGGGAGTGGCTGCTGACCGGCATTACCCACACCGGCAAACAGCCTCAGGCGCTGGAAGAAGAGGGCGGGGCCGAGCCCACCAGCTACAGCAACCGGTTCAATGCGATCCCCGCCGACCGCACCTGGCGCTCGCAAATCAAACAGCGCCCAAGAATGGACGGCCCGCAGATGGCGATGGTCACCGGTCCTGAGGGCGAGGAGATCCACTGCGACGAACACGGCCGGGTGAAGGTCCGCTTCCCCTGGGACCGATACAGCAAGAACGACGAACACAGCAGCGCCTGGCTGCGGGTCAGCCAGGGCTGGGCCGGCGGCCAGTACGGCTTCATGGCCATCCCGAGAATCGGTCACGAAGTCATTGTCTCCTTCCTGGACGGCGACCCGGACCAGCCGATCATCACCGGCCGTACCTACCACGCCACCAACACCCCGCCGTACGCGCTGCCGCAACACAAAACCCGAACCACCCTGAAAACCCAGACCCACAAGGGCGAGGGCAGTAACGAACTGCGGTTCGAGGACGAAGCTGACAAGGAACAGATCTACGTCCACGCCCAGAAAGACCTGGACCTGCTGACCGAGAACAACCGCACCGAGGTCATCCGCAACGACAGCCACCTGACCGTTGACAACCACCGCAAGGCCCACATCAAGGGCAATGATCACGTCACCGTGGATGGTGAGAAGCGTGAACAAACCGGTAAGGACCACAGTTTCAACGTCACCGGCACCCTGCATCTGAAAGCCGGCACCGCCTGGCTCAGCGACTCCGGCACCGAACTGCACATCAAGGCCGGCCAGAAAGCCGTGATCGAAGCGGGTGCGGAAATCACCCTCAAGGCCGGTGGCAGTTTCGTAAAGATCGACCCCAGTGGAGTTGCCATGGGTGGGGCCGCTATCAAGATGAATGCCGGTGGCGCCCCGGGCAAGGGCGGTGGGCAGAAGGTTCAGGTGCCGGAGATGCCGGGGTTGGTGGACAGGAATGGTGGGGCTGTGGCGCCTGAACAACTGCCGGAGACACCTCAAAGACCGCTGGCCAAGCCCGACCAGATACGCGCCATCAGGAATGCCGCGAACCAGGGTAAGGGGATCTGCCAGGTTTGCTCACCAGAATCACTAGGTGTGGTCTGA